The DNA window ctattggtgtttgttactggtacatcttatgctctgttgttactccctgttctgttcttactattgctgtttgttagtagtacatcttaagctttgttgttactccctgttctgttcttacaattgctgtttgttattagtacatcttaagcgctgttgttactccctgttctgttgttactattgctgtttgttactagtatatttgtagctctgttgttactccctgtcctgtttttactattggtgtttgttactagtacatcttaagctctgttgttactccctgtcctGTTTttactattgttgtttgttactagtacatcttaagctctgttgttactccctgtcctgtttttactattggtgtttgttactagtacatctgaAGCTCTGTTGTttctccctgttctgttcttactattagtgtttgttactagtacatcttaagctctgttgttactccctgtctTGTTCTTACTGTTGGTGTTTGTTATTAGTACATCtgaagctctgttgttactccctgttctgttcttactattagtgtttgttactagtacgtcttaagctctgttgttactccctgttcttgtacattacattaaacaaaaacgTGATTTCTATAGACATTCATTTCACTATCTTGCTAAGCTCCCTAATTTTTTAGCTATTGTCAAACAGTTCCTAATACAAGGTATTTTAACTGACACACTGTAGTTACATGACATTTTTGTATAGTACACATGCAATATTTGACAATACAAAGTACACGTTACATTCACAATTATAGTTCGTGTGGAAATTGACGGTTGGTCTGAACTGACagtatcataaaataattattgtttgacAGTTGATTAGTTTTATATTCAAATACAGTCGCATGAagcatttgatatttttattaacacaatTTGAAGAACATGACAGGTGTTTAATATGAGGATTGAGATAAGTTTTTCTTGTATATATCTGgtatattttggttatttcattctatatattttgtttcgCTTGTTCTCTACCACTGGTATTTTAGCGGTAAGTTCTAGAGCTTATGACAACAAAAAAGCCCTGTCTCGATACCAGGTGGGTGCAGGACTCAGATAtcccattttatagctttgtgtttaacaacgaacacacacacatctgCTCTGACTAAAAGTATTGAtctaatatgaaaaacaagagaaataaatcGAACTTATTATTACACTTAATACTTGAAAACAAAAGTCGCAGCTATAACTCTTATTcgtttgataataatataagtgtTTCAAGTTATCTCTACATAACTGTGTCTACGCAATCTCAACTATCCCTCCTCCAGTGGCTCTGCGGTACGTGTAGTGGTCacagcatatttttttttttaatttagtgcaaagctgcacgagggctatctgcgctggccgtcccgaatttagcagtgtaagaccagagggaaggcagctgttgggctactcttttaccaacgaatagtgggattgatcgtaatttataacgtccccacggctgaaagggcgagcatgttcggtgcgacctggattcgaactcgtgaccttcggattatgagttgtatgccttaaccacctggctatgctggccccacagcacagatagcttattgtctagttttgcgcttaacaacaaacagactggttgtattatatatattcttgttattttaatttcgaaagttttatttatttagttgaaCACCTTAGAGGGATTTCTATTcgctgttttaaaattgtttcattcCAGTTTCCACCTATTAGATCGCTTTATTTCTTTTGTCTTGAAAGATTTTGACAAGTGAAAAAGGTGTTGATAGGTGGAtttgaaaactgtatatattacaAGTGTTTGTATCTTGAGTACGCTTAAcaccacaaatatatatacatatatataaagtgtttatCAGGGATATTTTTGgcaatacaaatattaaatataaattaaaattattgttaattttacaaCAAGATTCaggtaataaataatgtttagtcTTCTGTAGCTATTACATCAAAATATACTGAACAGAAACTGAAGTGAAAGTTGATTCAGGTAACAGATTCAATCACTTAACAGTGTACACACCTTcgaatgtatttgttttacagttaCAATGCCTACACTGGTTGGGATATGCATTGGAAGCGCTTTTTTGTCTTCACGTTAGCAGCAGTCACGTGCTATTGTTATCGACGTAAAACGTTGCAGGTCGTTCACAAACTgtgtttcattttcaagaaaAATGTCCAGGAAAAACCTGTCGTTCTGCGAAAACCAACTGCCTTGAAAACAGCCAGAAGTTTGAAACAAAACTCAAGTTCCACAAACCAAAATAAGCCTCTCTTTGACAAGTCATCTTCCGCTTCTCAGAACATGGACAGAGGAAATACTGACACTCTGAGGTATCAATCACCAGGTGTCCACGAATGTAAACAGTCGATCCCAAAGTGTCACATTAAAAACGAAAACGAAGTTCACGGTTGTCATGGTAATAAAGAGAAAGAAGGAaataagagagagaaagaaattattaatgaaCACGATAGCAAGCTTGGCAAACTCCACTTTCGGTTGAGGTACTCGGCAGAGAAGCAGTCCCTGCTGGTCACCATTGTTCAATGTACGCACCTGCCACCGAAAGACTTGAACAAGGGGACATCTGACCCTTACGTTAAGCTGTTGTTGCTTCCGGATAAACAGCACAAAGTGAAAACCAGAGTACTGCGGAACACCTTACACCCTCATTATGACGAAGAATTCACGTTTTACGGCATCACTCCCAACAAGCTTGAGGTCACTACCCTACACTTTGTGGTTCTTAGCTTTGACCGATACTCCAGAGATGACATCATTGGGGAAGTCATTTATCCCTTTCAAAACTGCGAGTTTGAAGAATTAGAGAAGGAAATTACTCTCACAAAGGAAATTGCTCCCCGGACACTGAAGGTAAATCACTTTGAACTGTGACAACTTAATATAcatatagtattatatatatgacatatatactaataataataatatacataatgttTAATGGAAACGGAACATTTTATTCTGaagaactaatttattttttaggaTATTTCTTGTTTTGAGAAATACTCGTATTACGCTCTACTGAATTATTGTGGACTTAAAACTTTTCCTCAGAAATAAAGTAACTCGATTATCTTAAGCCTAGTTAGGTCACCATCACATCATTGTTGACACGTCGATTCTGACATCGGTACATTCTTCTGCTAATTTCATGTACATTTAAGATCCATATTTTCgtttataaattattcttaatGATTGTAGTTTCAACTCAATGTTGATGACTggttgaaagttttgttttgagaTTTATCTTATAAGTAAACGTTTgaaaaacaacacttgtttcaTATTGCAAACGTTCTCTGATAGCTTCGGTCACACGGACGTGGAGAGTTGCTGGTTTCTCTGTGTTACCAACCTGCAGCGAGCAGATTGACAGCCGTGGTACTGAAAGCAAGAAACCTTCCGAAGGTGAACGTGACTGGAATAAGTGGTAAACTTCACACCACGGTGTTCTTTAGgattctagttttatttcatttcagtcCAGCTATAACTTCAAAACTTAGTTAAATACTTGTAGAATGTAAGGCCACACTTTAGTATATCCAGGGGcgaaattgttaaaaaaagttaaaaaaggtCAGCTGAAGTAATGGagtaatttagaaaacaaaacaactttgtgtatacattaaaaaacaacaaagcagtTCTACTAaatataaagtctactaatatacGCTATACCTatataaagtctactaatatacgttatacctgtataaagtctactaatatacgttctaccaaatataaagtctactaatatacgttatacctgtataaagtctactaatatacgttctaccaaatataaagtctactaatatacgttatacctgtataaagtctactaatatacgttctaccaatataaagtctactaatatacgttctaccaaatataaagtctactaatatacgttctaccaaatataaagtctactaatatacgttatacctgtataaagtctactaatatacgttctaccaaatataaagtctactaatatacattatacctgtataaagtctactaatatacgttttaccaaatataaagtatattaatatacgttatacctgtataaagtctactaatatacgttctaccaaatataaagtctactaatatacgttctaccaaatataaagtatattaatatacgttatacctgtataaagtctactaatatacGTTCTACCAAATATAAAGTATACTAATATACGTTATACCTgtataaagtctactaatatacgttctaccaaatataaagtctactaatataagttctaccaaatataaagtctactaatataTGTTCTACCAAATATAAAGTATACTAATATACGTTATACCTgtataaagtctactaatatacgttctaccaaatataaagtctactaatataagttctaccaaatataaagtctactaatataaGTTCTACCTgtataaagtctactaatatacGTTCTACCAAATATAAAGTTTACTAATATAAGTTCTACCTgtataaagtctactaatataagttctaccaaatataaagtctactaatataagttctaccaatataaagtctactaatatacgttctaccaaatataaagtctactaatataagttctaccaatataaagtctactaatataaGTTCTACCTgtataaagtctactaatatacCTTATACTaatataaagtctactaatataaGTTCTACCAgtataaagtctactaatataaGTTCTACGAGTATAAAGTTTACTAATATAAGTTCTACGAGTATAAAGTTTACTAATATAAGTTCTATCaatataaagtctactaatataaGTTCTACCAATGTAAAGTTTACCGATGTAAAGTCTACTAATATAAGTTCTACCGATATACCTTCTACCTATGTAAAGTTTACTATTATAAGTAATACCaatataaagtctactaatataaGTAATACCaatataaagtctactaatataaGTAATGCCAATGTAAGTTCTACCGATATAAGTTTTACCAATGTAAAGTTTACTAATATAAGTTCTACCaatataaagtctactaatataaGTAATGCCAATGTAAGTTCTACCGATATGCATTCTACCAATGTAAAGTCTACTAATATAAGTTCTACCAATGTAAAGTCTACTAATATAAGTTATAACAATATAGGTACTACTAGTATAAGTTATACCAATATAGGTATCACTAATACAGGTTATACCaatataaagtctactaatataaGTTATACCaatataaagtctactaatataaGCTCTACCAATGTAAAGTCTACTAATATAAGTTCTACCGATGTAAAGTCTACTAATATaatttctaccaatataaagtctactaatataaGTTCCACCGATATATGTTCTACCAATGTAAAGTTTACTAATATAAGTTGCACCAATATACACACATGAACATTcctgttttatatcctacttaagatacacatgtctgaataccatgtagagttgtagtttctaaatgaatatctcctgttttatatcctacttaagatacacatgtctgaataccctgtagagttgtagtttctaaatgaatatctcttgttttatatcctacttaagatacacatgtctgaataccATGTAGAGTTGTAGTTTttaaatgaatatctcttgttttatatcctacttaagatacaaATGTGTGAATACCATGTAGAgctgtagtttctaaatgaatatctcttgttttatatcctacttaagatacacatgtctgaataccATGTAGAGTTGTAGTTTTTAAATGAATATCTcctgttttatatcctacttaagatacacatgtctgaataccctgtagagttgtagtttctaaatgaatatctcttgttttatatcctacttaagatacacatgtctgaataccatgtagagttgtagtttctaaatgaatatctcttgttttatatcctacttaagatacgCATGTCTGAATACCCTGTAGagttgtagtttctaaatgaatatctcttgttttatatcctacttaagatacacatgtctgaataccATGTAGAGTTGTAGTTTttaaatgaatatctcttgttttatatcctacttaagatacaaATGTGTGAATACCATGTAGAgctgtagtttctaaatgaatatctcttgtttcatatcctacttaagatacacatgtctgaataccctgtagagctgtagtttctaaatgaatatctcttgttttatatcctacttaagatacacatgtctgaataccctgtagagttgtagtttctaaatgaatatctcttgttttatatcctacttaagatacacatgtctgaataccATGTAGAGatgtagtttctaaatgaatatctcttgttttatatcctacttaagatacacatgtctaAATACCATGTAGAGCTGTAGTTTCTAAAggaatatctcttgttttatatcctacttaagatacacatgtctgaataccatgtagagttgtagtttctaaatgaatatctcttgttttatatcctacttaagatacacatgtctgaataccctgtagagctgtagtttctaaatgaatatctcttgttttatatcctacttaagatacacatgtctgaataccatgtagagttgtagtttctaaatgaatatctcttgttttatatcctacttaagatacacatgtctaAATACCATGTAGAGCTGTAGTTTCTAAAggaatatctcttgttttatatcctacttaagatacacatgtctgaataccatgtagagttgtagtttctaaatgaatatctcttgttttatatcctacttaagatacacatgtctgaaCACCATGTAGAgctgtagtttctaaatgaatatctcttgttttatatcctacttaagatacacatgtctgaataccctgtagagttgtagtttctaaatgaatatctcttgttttatatcctacttaagatacacatgtaTGAATACCATGTAGAGatgtagtttctaaatgaatatctcttgttttatatcctacttaagatacacatgtctgaataccatgtagagttgtagtttctaaatgaatatctcttgttttatatcctacttaagatacacatgtctaAATACCATGTAGAGCTGTAGTTTCTAAAggaatatctcttgttttatatcctacttaagatacacatgtctgaataccatgtagagttgtagtttctaaatgaatatctcttgttttatatcctacttaagatacacatgtctgaataccctgtagagctgtagtttctaaatgaatatctcatgttttatatcctacttaagatacacatgtctgaataccATGTAGAgctgtagtttctaaatgaatatctcttgttttatatcctacttaagatacacatgtctgaataccctgtagagttgtagtttctaaatgaatatctcttgttttatatcctacttaagatacacatgtctgaataccATGTAGAGatgtagtttctaaatgaatatctcttgttttatatcctacttaagatacacatgtctaAATACCATGTAGAGCTGTAGTTTCTAAAggaatatctcttgttttatatcctacttaagatacacatgttCGAATACCATGTAGagttgtagtttctaaatgaatatctcttgttttatatcctactttaGATACACATGTCTGAACACCATGTAGagttgtagtttctaaatgaatatctcttgttttatatcctacttaagatacacatgtctgaataccctgtagagctgtagtttctaaatgaatatctcatgttttatatcctacttaagatacacatgtctgaataccATGTAGAgctgtagtttctaaatgaatatctcttgttttatatcctacttaagatacacatgtctgaataccctgtagagctgtagtttctaaatgaatatctcatgttttatatcctacttaagatacacatgtctgaataccATGTAGAgctgtagtttctaaatgaatatctcttgttttatatcctacttaagatacacatgtctgaataccctgtagagttgtagtttctaaatgaatatctcttgttttatatcctacttaagatacacatgtctgaataccATGTAGAGatgtagtttctaaatgaatatctcttgttttatatcctacttaagatacacatgtctaAATACCATGTAGAGCTGTAGTTTCTAAAggaatatctcttgttttatatcctacttaagatacacatgttCGAATACCATGTAGagttgtagtttctaaatgaatatctcttgttttatatcctacttaagatacacatgtctgaaCACCATGTAGagttgtagtttctaaatgaatatctcttgttttatatcctacttaagatacacatgtctgaataccctgtagagctgtagtttctaaatgaatatctcatgttttatatcctacttaagatacacatgtctgaataccATGTAGAgctgtagtttctaaatgaatatctcttgttttatatcctacttaagatacacatgtctgaataccctgtagagctgtagtttctaaatgaatatctcatgttttatatcctacttaagatacacatgtctgaataccatgtagagttgtagtttctaaatgaatatctcttgttttatatcctacttaagatacacatgtctgaataccctgtagagttgtagtttctaaatgaatatctcttgttttatatcctacttaagatacacatgtctgaataccATGTAGAGatgtagtttctaaatgaatatctcttgttttatatcctacttaagatacacatgtctaAATACCATGTAGAGCTGTAGTTTCTAAAggaatatctcttgttttatatcctacttaagatacacatgttCGAATACCATGTAGagttgtagtttctaaatgaatatctcttgttttatatcctactttaGATACACATGTCTGAACACCATGTAGagttgtagtttctaaatgaatatctcttgttttatatcctacttaagatacacatgtctgaataccctgtagagctgtagtttctaaatgaatatctcatgttttatatcctacttaagatacacatgtctgaataccATGTAGAgctgtagtttctaaatgaatatctcttgttttatatcctacttaagatacacatgt is part of the Tachypleus tridentatus isolate NWPU-2018 chromosome 4, ASM421037v1, whole genome shotgun sequence genome and encodes:
- the LOC143249930 gene encoding synaptotagmin-4-like gives rise to the protein MYLFYSYNAYTGWDMHWKRFFVFTLAAVTCYCYRRKTLQVVHKLCFIFKKNVQEKPVVLRKPTALKTARSLKQNSSSTNQNKPLFDKSSSASQNMDRGNTDTLRYQSPGVHECKQSIPKCHIKNENEVHGCHGNKEKEGNKREKEIINEHDSKLGKLHFRLRYSAEKQSLLVTIVQCTHLPPKDLNKGTSDPYVKLLLLPDKQHKVKTRVLRNTLHPHYDEEFTFYGITPNKLEVTTLHFVVLSFDRYSRDDIIGEVIYPFQNCEFEELEKEITLTKEIAPRTLKLRSHGRGELLVSLCYQPAASRLTAVVLKARNLPKVNVTGISDPYVKLYLLYKNQRIAKKKTHVKKRTVNPLFNESFVFNVPNEGLGCMGLEFLVLDWDCVTKNEVVGRLVLGSRVGGAAQHHWHEITNSPRRQIAEWHRLME